Below is a genomic region from Raphanus sativus cultivar WK10039 chromosome 4, ASM80110v3, whole genome shotgun sequence.
TTTTATCATGGATCACTCTTGAATGCCTACACCTACGTCATCGACCATAATCGGTTCATTTGGCTAACACATGCAATTACGACCACCGAGGGTGATTAATATTTGGCTAACACATGCAATGGTAACACTGTTACGACCCTCTGAATCGGACATTCATTCTTACAACATTCTTGATGAAAACGAAATATCCAATGGGGTTCCCTTTATTCTGAATATTACAAACACAAAAGTCAAGTCTTCTGGAGAGATGAATACAACAACTCAAGGCTGAAACTGAAAATCAATAGCAACAGTTGAATGAAACCCGGAATCCACCAAACAAGTAAAAGAAACGAATGAATAAATCCACTCAAAATAACAATTCACACCATCTTAAAGACGTACGAggatggtatatatatatatcatcagtTGTTGACAGTGGTGACATGTTTGAGAAGCATGTCAACAACATCTCTGGAAATCCTGGAAGCTTCGTTCTTCAACTGCTCGATCTTCTCATCGGTCTCTTGCTCAAGCCTCTTCACGTTTGCACCTGAATCTCCACTggtctgttttttattttattattcagcAGACAAGTTTTCTCATCAATAACgtgtaaaagaaaataattacatTTATAATGTCTTTTAACCAtaagtgtttttattttatttttgtaatctaACCTCTTCGAGCTTCCTCTGGAAACCATGCTCAGTACTGGTTTTGTGCTCAGCAATCTCTGTTTCAGCTTCTTCCTTGGCTTGCTTTAGTCTCGCCATTTTTGCTGCacaaaccaaaaacatataCATTCTCTTAATGATAAGTTCCCAATCTAAAGCTAGTCAAACCAAAGTCATTATCATGTCTGTAATGAAGGTAGAAACCAATCGGATGCAAAGATCATAAAGCGTTTCGGACAGAATGTGAGAATTCAGACAGAGGTTGTGAGTTACCGGTCCTAGCAGCATTAACAATCTGCTGAGCTTCCTGTTCAGCAGCAAGCAGTTGCTGGATCCCTCCATGATTACCAGTTGACTCCATGTTTATAAGATCTGTCTTTTCGAATCAAAGAACATCATCGGATTCAAACAACGaagatccaaaaa
It encodes:
- the LOC108851629 gene encoding V-type proton ATPase subunit G2-like, encoding MESTGNHGGIQQLLAAEQEAQQIVNAARTAKMARLKQAKEEAETEIAEHKTSTEHGFQRKLEETSGDSGANVKRLEQETDEKIEQLKNEASRISRDVVDMLLKHVTTVNN